The Spea bombifrons isolate aSpeBom1 chromosome 4, aSpeBom1.2.pri, whole genome shotgun sequence genome segment ACCCAGACATTTGACATACTCACCCCCTAGCCCGTCCTACCACATCCTTCTTCTCCAGCCAGTTTTGCCCTTGCTTATACAGTCCTCTGTCATCCACTGCGTTATTGTCTCCTTTGGTCAAAAATTTAATGtctccattttccctttaaaaaaagtgtttggaATAAGTAATGGAAGGTGAAAAATGTCCCAATTGAGGttcacaataaaatgttttaactttCTTCTTTGGGTAATACaactatatgcatttttttaaaatcaggaACCCTTGTATGGTTCATCAGGAATGGTAAGCAACTGAAATTAAAAGCTGGGCATATATGACTATTCACTTCTGATTACCAGCTCGCAATTCGTTATAATGTTAACAATAAACTGATCTAATATTGGCACCGTAAGTGGAACGGTTCCCATTTGATGGCCTTCATGTGAAAAAGAGGGGTTTCGCCACAGTCCCCAACCTCCGAAAAGCTCTTTCCATCTAGACTTACTTCTCATGGATCTTCAGCACACGATGCACAATAGGTATCTCTCGCCCCTCTATCCTGAAGACCACAATCTCACCCACCCTGATAGGATCATCCACGCGATTGGTCAAGAAAAGCAAGTCCCCGCGGTGAAATGCTGGTTCCATGCTGCCACTGCGGACAtggatgaaagaaaaataaataatttgtaataCCATCCAGATATGATCGGTTTTCATATACACCCTACAAAACAGGGGATTACTAAAACAGATTTTCTATGCATTCCACTAAaccaattatattttatgtggtTTATTAACCATCTTTATGGTGCCAGATTAAATTTACCCAACAGACCTTCAGCAGCTAACCATATAAGCATTTCGCTCTGTAGTGAAACTGCAAACTACAGAGCAATATATGTGACCTGGCCTATTCTCCAAGGCACAGCAGTAAATACTATTTAAACAgccataatattaatattgtgtaggtcccccttctGCTGCCAGAACAGCCCTGACCCCCGagacatggactccactagacctctgaaggtgtgctgtggtatctggcaccaagacgttagcagcagatctttTAAGTTCTCTAAGTTgcgaggtgcggcctccatggatgcattctGGTGCCAGgcgttctccaggtaagtgtcgtacacgcacccagccatccacgtgatgtcaAAGAAACCgtgtccagttcttatgctcaggTCCCTTTTGTAGGCGCTTTCAGCTGACAGGTCTGCGGCTTTGCAGCCCCATACATAACAAACTGCGacacactgtgtgttctgacagaaccagcattacatttttcagcaattttaGCTGCAGTAGCGCGTTTGTTGGCTCACATGCATTCTGAGCCTTGGCCGCACATGACCCTGTCgatggttcactgcttttccttccttggaccacttttgaccactgcagactgagaataccccacaagagctgcagctttggagatgctctgacccagtcgtctcgcCTTCACGATTCGGCCCTTCTCAAattcgctcagatccttacgcttgcccatttctcctgcttctAATGCATCAACATGCTGCCTTATATATCCCAAACACTGACTGGTGCCATGAGAACAAGatcatcagtgttattcacttcacctgtcagtggtcataatgttatggttgattggTGTATTTGATTTGGGTAGTGACTCACATTAATGTTGTGGATTCTTGAGATTTACAACCATCATATTAATGGTATTTCTGACCTGGGAGGAATACCCCTGGTAACTGGTAATGGTTCTTTAATGGAATTTATCACAGGCCTACCATTTGTTACCAAAGATCAGCATGGGTTTCCGCTAGAAAAGAACTTAAGTATGGCACATCAAAATGTATGTTAGCTAAGACAGCTTTAGTAAGGAAGAatctttataataatatttaatattaaatatacaggCCATATCTGATGCCTTATTGCCCAGGAAGCTACATTTTACCAAAATCTGGATTTTTCGATTCatgcaaaaacacataaaacctTTAGTTTGACTTTTTCAACCTTCTTCCCCGATTGCTCTTTACAATCTTTGAGACTACTATCCTACAAACATGCTTCTTGATatttacacacacgcacacactaggGGACATCCAAAACACACCAAGGGCAGCACATCCGAGAAGCATGTGACCTTTAAAGGTAATCTCCATTAATTTGAGGAGAGATGTCAGATGTTGtaagtatttgttttattgagcCATCAATCAAaatatagatatctactttcttggagaaaaacaaataaatgagtAGGAGATAAGCAAAAGGGTAAAATGATTAGCAGTAAAATGTTGAGGACAGGTCTTTGACATATCACCActagaaaaatattgttatctGTGAAATTTGCATAACACTTGATTAGCTGCCAGGGAGAGAGTCTCATATTAATAAGATTGGGTCATTAACTTAAGAGTTAGCAAGATAATTCTTGATGAATGATTCGAAATATGACTTCAGTCTTTTCTAACAATTGTACACGTGATTATGTGCGGTAGAATTTAATGTGTTGTCACATtttgtgtacacacacacacaataccacAGAATATATCAATGTAAgtgtcccaatttttttttgtttttttacagggcaCAAAATGCAGCATGCCTCCTCCCTTTTCCAATcttgaaaatgtttcattttattttgagaGGCCTAGGTATCATTTTGGACTGTTTAGCAGCCCACCAGCTCAAAGTACCCcacaaaagtatacatttttggagaCAAGGCAACCCAGGGTGCTTTGCTAGGAGTATTTGGACACTTATGTGACCAATACCTGGCAAAGGGAGTCGTAACGCTCATTTTCGTCACTTTTTGTATTCAGCTGCATCTCGTGATTACAGAAATATCTCACAAGCAAGATTGTTTttagcacaattttttttttttttcaaaagcaaAGAATCGCAGCACTTCAAGCAACCCCAacgtatatatgtatctatatatctatatatatatatatcttatttcaGATGTGGAGTACAACCAccgagagaaaataaaaatatagagagATCTTTCCATACCTTAGGACAACCACTATAGGGCTCTCACTGCCAGTGACTACCATCAGTCCTTTCCAGATCATCAGCGCAGAAGACACGATCATGCCAAAGTTTAACACTTGGTAATAGAGCTGCAAAAGAACAACTTTGCTTTAATTGCCTTTGTGTAGGCTGAATTTGTAACATCCATGCACCACCAGCAGAGTGACATGCAGTAGTCTCTATGTTTATGGCTGCCCATTGTGTAATGGGACTAGTATGCATGGGACCTGTGTCCTCAAGATTCAGGCGTGGGAAAGTGACAGGGACACAGTCGGTAAACAGAAAGACAATAATGCAGATGAGAGAGACAAGTGGTTGTGCAGCAAGAAAATAAGAGTAACTGCCATGAGTTTGGACTGTTTATGAATGGTCTGCATCCATAAGAAGGGCCAGAACTAGGTTTGCTGGCACCCTCAGTGAACAAACTCTCCAGAGTCATGCTCTCAATTTGTCTGACAGGCTAATGATGCGCTTATTTCATCTTGGGGCAACAACCACATTAGTGCACCCAGCTTCTCCTAGCAGCTCAGGATCCTAGGGTGGACGGATGGATTATAGGATGAACCTCGCACAATGAAACTGATTTCATAatggcaaaaatgtatttgtctaAGTCCTGGGAAACGCCCCACAATTGTTAACAATTAACTATTCTCATGAGAAAAAAATTGTCCTCGAGCATAAAGTTGACTCCAATAAACAGCccttgctgtcagtcatgtaatGACTTGGATGACATTCTCCACGCTGATTCTTTATAGCAATGCTAATGACATCATTCTTCTACAATgaaatatcccccccccacagaCATTTAATAGTTAGAGTGTCCGGTTGGGTAATTCAGACTGAGATAGTGTATTGTTGACAGCAATGCTGTAtcataaggagtcagggtgttatCTACTAAATTAGGTTCAGGTAACATTAATGACTGGCATGCAGTTGTCTGAAATCGGATTAtgcaaggataaaaaaaaaacatctaaaaacaaaCTGCACATTATCTTTTAAAACTGAGAAATAAAAACCACAGGACACAGAAGCTTTGAGGAAATTAAAATGAGCCTTTTAAAGGAACacgccagccatcatatgaGCTTAAAGTGCCTGGCTTGGCGAACACATCTGCGGGAGTCTCTTCAGATACCTGTGCGCATGCAAAGCGTACAATCCACTCATTTCAACAGAAGCTCTTTCTTGCTCTTTGAATCATCAGACCATGGAGTAGGAGGAAGGCAGCTGCAGAGcagcagcttctacctcagatAAGGGCTTTATATTTCCctattttaaagaatgcatattaaagtactttattttgCATTGTTCTTTACCGGGGCTGTCAgacacattaaactgtccctttaagaataaGTGGAATGACacctaaaaaaaagtgtaatcaaACACCCTATACACTCCCAAGAGTTGAGGCTAAACATTTTACTGCCCAGTATAGATAATACATAATGCAGGGCCTACCGCCCCAGTCAGCTTCTAGTGAAAGTTCAAGAAGGGCTCGGGATAATGTATACTCAATGCAGTGAGATCGGAGGGCTGCATACATTAATCTGACTGGAATCAGACAGGTAAGGTATCCCAGGTGTTCCTCCCCTCACCCCAACCGCTCCATCACCGGCAGACTGTCAGTATCCTTCATCCAGTGTACGATTAAGCAATACTAAGCCCTAAAGCTAAACTGCCTTAACTCGTCCCACTAGCACCCCAAAACACCCCTCTGTCACCTGTCTCTTATTCATACGCCGCACATCATCGAGAAAATCCACAGACAACATTTTCTCCCAACGTTCAACCGGCGCTAACAAGAGACACCTCGACACCGGAAACCGTCACAGAGCACGTTGCTACGCACAACTTCCGCGAAGCAGCGGAAGCTCGATTGGGCTGCCATCTTAAGTGAGGGCAGCAATTCAGCGCCGCGTGCACGCAAATCAGAAACAAGACAGACAGATACAATGATCTAGCCCCATGACACTGGAATAAGTCACTAGTACAGATACCGCCGTAAAAGTAACGGAGAATCTTTCACAGCTCTCCCTGGTTGGCCGGAGTCAAAATGGCGATTACGACcacatttaaaactttatttagagGGACAAAATTTCTAGGGGCAAATTTGTAAGACGTCCAATTGTAAAATAGACCGTATATCCGGTATTTGGGCACAATTGTAAAAACTAAtgacatacatttatttatatgtaccataaacatagtaatttagtttGCTCTATTCTGACTGATCATTTGTGGAatacattcagagagcatgagggagagagagtgaatgagagagagagcgtgagtgaatGTCACGTGAGCAAGAAGTtacatcagtaaaaaaaaaaaaaaggctttttttaaaaataaaaacattaataaatatgaactaatgtttgttgtattttatgttacaaaaggcatttttgtccatatGTAAAATCCGtgccttaaaaaaacatttcccctCACagatagacttgtgcattcgggtTCGTgggaattgcaaatttacagaattttggtaaaatcAGCAATCTGTACGAAGCCACAAAAACAAGGCCAAACCCCACAAAGCAAAGAGCTCAGAATTGTCATCCTAATTTCaaactctctctcacactctctaaatgtttccctacatgTTTCCCTGGATTAAACAAGCATTAGAGGACTTTCTCTTGATGAAAAATATGAGGGCAGCGTACATTGTCTTCTAAACTATCTGCACATTGTAAGATACATGACGGGAGTAAAATTTCCAGTATGACAAGACAAATAgcaattttctttattaaattaaataaccaCTATTTAAAAGCAAGTAAGCAATAAATTGTGTCTTGGCTCAAAAATCCCCTTTGCACAATTcaatgattttcttctttccttatATTACCTCTTTTTCGCTGTTGCAAGCTGCAAACCCAAAGCTAGTAAGGAGTAAGTCCTAAAAAGAGCAGCAATAAATGGCACTATCCTGTCACTGAAGGAGGTGCGAAACCAGCACagacatgattatatatatatatatatatatatatatatatatatatttatatttttaatttagccCTAAACCATAAATGTCATACTATCATGTCACATGATCAATCTTATACAGACACATAGCGTATGACAGCCTACAAAGACAGAAAAGACAGTTTGTTCCAAATACTAGTTTTCACGTTAACTCTGAACAAGTCATACATTTGCATTTCCTATTGACATCACTACGCTAATATAATCACAATGCCCAATTTTTGTATCTTGCTGGGGCTGTCTGTATATTGTATCAGGACGTAGAAGGTCTTGAAAGATTGAAATCCATGAATTGCTTTCTACGGCTAACACATTAAAGGAGGGCTAAAAATTAGACCAAAGGGGGTATAGAAATGGTGCTTGTTACACTTGTTACACTTTTTGCATGTTTCATTGTTTTCTGATGTAAATAACTTGTTTTTGCAGACAGACAATAGACTGTCACCTGGTAGtcccatttaaaatgtttattgaaaatatttggaagtaaaacatacacacaatcCTTAGCGGATTAAACAAACGTGAGAGGCCTTTCTGTTGACATAAAATATAAGGGCATGTGGGCAATGTACACTGTACAGTCTTCTAAACTATCTGCACATTGTTGTAAAAGAGGGTAGAAATACTCAGATCTGTCTGTATCAAAAGTGGAGATGAGATTCCAATCTTAAAGTATTACAAGATAaatagcaattattttttttattaaattacataACCATTATTTAAAAGCAAGTAAACAATAGAGGATGTCTGgctcagcagaaaaaaaatgaatcatattaaacataaatatacttTAATGTTCAATAGAAAGGTGCAGTGCCACTTAACAGCATGTTGGGTGGCTTGAGAAACGCAAGCTGGACAACAATTTGCCTCTCAGCAGGTCAGCTGCTGGAATACTATTGTGTTAACAAGACTAAATATTCAAAAGAAGCAGAGTAGCTTACCTACCGATGGGTTGCTTTCAGTAGCGTGCATTCTGTGCTCCAATGATCATCTGTTGTGGACATTGGGATGGAGAGAAGGCGCGCTACAGGAGGTCATCAGAAGGCAAGATGCTCTGCTGTTATGTTGAATCTTATTAGATGATGAATGtgcaaatattcattttaatacaaGGAAGGGCTGTGTCATTATTTTCTAACGAGAAAAACCAGCAGATTGATCTAAAGTATTGAGCAATACTTCAGATGCTTTgtaactgaaagggttaaacacgtTCCTTGTCTGGGGATCCAACTCAGAAAAAAGATAATTACATTAGTAGAACTAAAAGTCTGTCCCCTCTCTTTTCCCTGAGCACATAAACTTATATTCGCAACACTAAAAACTCACTGTAGCAGTTTAGCAACAACAGGTACAGAAGTTTGCGTGAGTATAAAGGTTTATATGCAGACATATTCAGGCACACTCATACAcatagttgtgtttttttatttggtagAGATCGTAACACATGGCAAGTGGCACAGCACCTTTAGTAAAACTTTgtgaaagtatttatttatatatatatgtgtgtatatacatagtCAATATGActacatttaaatacaataaaacaatctCCAATGAGTAATTTTGAAATCTGGGAGGATATACAAGGCAAGGGTATAGGAAGAACACCACCATACGTTCCTAGTGAAGGGAACCTGGACTGGGTCGCATCAACACTTAGCAAAAGAATAGAACATAATGCAAAGGCTTATGCAAGTTCTGAGAACAGATAAAAGGGGAAGAGTGTAAATTACTTCCAAGACAGATTTTGATTTTTAAATGAGGCAATTAAATTCAAACATTTTGTCTCCAAAGGGAATATTACCCATACacatatgcattttacattaaaagctGTAACACTGGCTTCGCTTTAGCACCTGCAGGTAAAAAGGgacttatatataaaacagatatTAGTTTATACTCAACtacaatttttgtttaaaatgaggCTCACACTTTTTAGTGATTTTTCATCAGCATCATCCTGGtataccccccaccccccatacACCTTGTCTAGTATGTGCAGTTGGAGTAATGTCACATTTATGTTAACTAAATCGAGATGAGGCATTGTTATCCTtatttatgtgtataaaaaGCTAAAGCTTATAATAGAGACAGATAaaggacccccccccaaaaaaaaaagttctgttgGTACCTTGCCTAATGCTGTTGATTGACGTGGAAGCATATAACGCAGATGCATATGAACAGGTTTCTGTAGTGCCACCAGCAAGAAATACCGCAAACCCCTGGGAACATAAGAAATACCACGGTACTGCTTTGTTTCCCCGTTCTCCATATGAAATGGATGCGTATAACCCTAAACAAACCAAATTAAACCTTCAAATGGTCACAAactaaacaattatattttttccccctaagcCAGGCTAGTTAATACTGTCCAACCTTAACTGCAGTTTAATAACTTTAgttattttaaacatgcatggcacgTTTGGAAACGATCACTACTGAACTACTCTAAAAATACTAAAACGACATCCCCTAGGCACAAtttaaaaagtatgtatttttacTTAGAAATTTGGGTgggtcaaaaaaaataattggttgGGCTACATTTTTCACGTTGTTCGAACATTTATAGCCTGGAAGTGTTACAATAAACACAAGGAGCCTCGTCACGTATTCACAGATATTACTAGTGAGTGAGAAGTGGTTGATGTGGACTGATAGATCACCTTAGACCAAGACATTACAACCAACCTGTTAACATGCACAAGACTAACTTCCACTCGTCTGGATATATTACTAAAAGACCCCCTACTCGGTAAATGTTTAATGTACTCCCAAGAAATCTTCCGAAGACTTCTTTGGCTATGCCTACAAAGGAAGCCGTAAGGGAGTGTGACATAATAGACCGTGTGTGAGCCACCAACAATTCCGCTGAACACTGGGGGAGCCGTATAAACCGGTTCTTCAAAAGTCAGAACAGAAGATTATTGTAAATGCTCTTTCCTAAAGCTTTTCACCATTAGAATCATGAATAGAGCATGTTGGTCATTTGCGGCTGATCTCAAAAAAGGCAAATAGAGAAAAGTTGCATGTATCTCTAATTTTTAGTATGAGGATGCtaatctatgaaaaaaaaaaggattcagTTAACCGACGTACACATGCAGTGACAAAACAGTCGAGGCCTGGTCTTCTAAACAGCCCTTAATGAGACACGGAGACACTTTAATGTGTGACTGGCCCTCTATTCATTAAAGATAATGTGATATGTCTTCATGAAAACAATGCTTCCCAGATGTATGCATGTCAGGAAACATCACTTTCCCTCTAATGACTAAAGA includes the following:
- the SEC11A gene encoding signal peptidase complex catalytic subunit SEC11A — its product is MLSVDFLDDVRRMNKRQLYYQVLNFGMIVSSALMIWKGLMVVTGSESPIVVVLSGSMEPAFHRGDLLFLTNRVDDPIRVGEIVVFRIEGREIPIVHRVLKIHEKENGDIKFLTKGDNNAVDDRGLYKQGQNWLEKKDVVGRARGFVPYIGIVTILMNDYPKFKYAVLFLLGLFVLVHRE